A genomic segment from Bosea sp. OAE506 encodes:
- a CDS encoding aspartate aminotransferase family protein: MTAASSPIASPNDLEAFWMPFTANRAFKQRPRMISRAEGMYYYTPEGKPVMDGTAGLWCCNAGHKRRPIIEAIQAQAEELDFAPNFQFGHPKVFAAAARIAALAPGDLDHVFFAGSGSEAADTALKIAIAYWNVTGKGSKTRLIGRERGYHGVGFGGISVGGIVSNRKFFGSLLAGSDHMPATYDREKQRFTKGEPEYGAHFADELERIVTLHDASTIAAVMVEPMAGSTGVLPPPKGYLQRLREICTKHGILLIFDEVISGFGRLGFAFAAERYGVIPDMITFAKGVTSGTVPMGGVIVRKHIYDAFMNGPENAIELFHGYTYSGHPLAAAASLATLDIYRDEGLFERAKTLEPLWADAIMELKEEPNVLDIRTLGLVAGIDLSSRPEGVGKRAYAAMEHAFHEEGLMIRVTGDTIALTPPLIVTEDQIGEIVEKTRRVIRAVAG, from the coding sequence ATGACCGCAGCCTCCTCCCCGATCGCGAGCCCTAACGATCTCGAGGCCTTCTGGATGCCGTTCACGGCGAACCGGGCCTTCAAGCAGCGCCCCCGCATGATCTCCCGGGCGGAGGGGATGTACTACTACACCCCCGAGGGCAAGCCGGTGATGGACGGCACGGCGGGCCTGTGGTGCTGCAATGCCGGGCACAAGCGCCGGCCGATCATCGAGGCGATCCAGGCCCAGGCCGAGGAGCTCGATTTCGCCCCGAATTTCCAGTTCGGCCATCCCAAGGTCTTCGCGGCCGCCGCCCGAATCGCGGCGCTGGCGCCGGGCGATCTCGATCATGTGTTCTTCGCCGGCTCCGGCTCTGAGGCCGCCGACACGGCGCTGAAGATCGCGATCGCCTACTGGAACGTCACCGGCAAGGGCTCGAAGACCCGGCTGATCGGGCGCGAGCGCGGCTATCACGGCGTCGGCTTCGGCGGCATCTCGGTCGGCGGCATCGTCTCCAACCGCAAGTTCTTCGGCTCGCTGCTGGCGGGCTCCGATCACATGCCCGCGACCTATGACCGCGAGAAGCAGCGCTTCACCAAGGGCGAGCCGGAGTACGGCGCGCATTTCGCCGACGAGCTCGAGCGGATAGTCACCCTGCACGACGCCTCGACCATCGCCGCCGTGATGGTGGAGCCGATGGCGGGCTCGACCGGCGTGCTGCCGCCGCCCAAGGGCTATCTCCAGCGCCTGCGCGAGATCTGCACCAAGCACGGCATCCTGCTGATCTTCGACGAGGTCATCTCGGGCTTCGGGCGGCTGGGCTTCGCCTTCGCGGCCGAGCGCTACGGCGTCATCCCCGACATGATCACCTTCGCCAAGGGCGTGACCTCGGGCACCGTGCCGATGGGCGGCGTGATCGTGCGCAAGCACATCTACGATGCCTTCATGAACGGCCCGGAGAATGCGATCGAGCTGTTCCACGGCTACACCTATTCCGGCCATCCGCTGGCGGCGGCGGCTTCGCTGGCGACGCTCGACATCTATCGCGACGAGGGCCTGTTCGAGCGGGCGAAGACACTGGAGCCGCTCTGGGCCGATGCGATCATGGAGCTGAAGGAGGAGCCCAACGTGCTCGACATCCGCACGCTCGGGCTCGTCGCCGGCATCGACCTGTCCTCGCGGCCCGAAGGCGTCGGCAAGCGCGCCTATGCCGCGATGGAGCACGCCTTCCACGAGGAGGGCCTGATGATCCGCGTCACCGGTGACACGATCGCGCTGACCCCGCCGCTGATCGTGACCGAAGACCAGATCGGCGAGATCGTCGAGAAGACGCGCCGGGTGATCCGGGCCGTGGCGGGGTAA
- a CDS encoding peptide deformylase — protein sequence MAILPILRFPDPRLRAVAEPVERFDADLRQLAADLLETMRAAPGVGITAPHVGVPLRLVVLELTPGEVRTYVNPQILWASPETARTTEGSVLMPGVTEEVERPAKIRVSWRDLDGTAHEAEAEGFLATCHQHEIDQLDGIFWLQCLSRLKRERVIARYGKLGRA from the coding sequence TTGGCAATCCTGCCGATCCTCCGGTTCCCCGATCCGCGCCTGCGCGCGGTCGCGGAGCCGGTCGAACGCTTCGATGCGGATCTGCGCCAGCTCGCCGCCGATCTGCTGGAGACGATGCGTGCCGCGCCCGGCGTCGGCATCACCGCGCCCCATGTCGGCGTGCCCCTGCGCCTCGTCGTGCTGGAGCTGACGCCCGGCGAGGTCCGCACTTATGTCAACCCGCAGATCCTCTGGGCCTCGCCGGAAACCGCCCGTACAACCGAAGGCAGCGTCTTGATGCCCGGCGTCACCGAGGAGGTCGAGAGGCCGGCGAAAATCCGCGTGAGCTGGCGCGATCTCGACGGCACCGCCCATGAGGCGGAGGCCGAAGGCTTCCTCGCCACCTGCCACCAGCACGAAATCGACCAGCTCGACGGAATCTTCTGGCTCCAGTGCCTTTCGCGGCTGAAGCGAGAGCGGGTGATCGCGCGGTATGGGAAGCTGGGGCGTGCTTAG
- a CDS encoding EAL domain-containing protein: MAPLRPNALHPLASAVTGLSAGAVLTLLWPTPLGAALGLLLAGAGWLGSMWLTDRRSQAQREQVLAAVGEVKVRLATNAIRIDALSKRVEQMPMRDADAAPARAAINELTAEVGLLGDLIHQVATTLADHDAALAAVQSRAAAPEPEVRSPAMALAAAKAAPLVVVDPEAARQERLKAQAAERAEAARQAEERAASERAAVIGAALSDGRVEVHLQPIVQLPQRRTRGYEALVRLRLDEHTLLLPHEFIPVIEERGFGPTLDALVLTRALAIARHLGSKPGELFVSCNFSSATWSSSKALATLSRILEKYREHTGHLIIEMPQRVFRGLDPASLGLLGAMSANGVRFALDELADLRLDPVSLFDRGIRFVKAPAALLMEQVDNQTADIAPADLTALLARASIVLIADQVGDDPTVADMIDLGVAMGQGAVFSPPRPVKPDVFAEPAEPAAAEQPAPPAPAPEQRLAEVVDYPAQPAAAREAPPERQSFRSVLRRATA; this comes from the coding sequence TTGGCCCCTCTCCGACCGAATGCCCTGCATCCTCTCGCCAGCGCCGTCACCGGCCTGTCGGCGGGCGCGGTCCTGACGCTGCTCTGGCCGACGCCTCTGGGTGCCGCGCTCGGCCTGTTGCTGGCCGGCGCGGGCTGGCTCGGCTCGATGTGGCTGACCGACCGGAGGTCGCAAGCGCAGCGCGAGCAGGTCCTCGCCGCCGTTGGCGAGGTCAAGGTTCGGCTGGCGACCAACGCGATCCGTATCGATGCCCTCTCCAAGCGCGTCGAGCAGATGCCGATGCGCGATGCCGATGCCGCTCCCGCGCGAGCCGCCATCAACGAACTCACGGCCGAGGTCGGTCTTCTCGGCGATCTGATCCACCAGGTCGCCACCACACTGGCCGATCACGACGCCGCCCTGGCCGCGGTTCAGTCGCGCGCCGCCGCCCCGGAGCCGGAAGTACGATCCCCGGCCATGGCTTTGGCCGCTGCCAAGGCTGCGCCGCTGGTCGTCGTCGATCCGGAAGCCGCGCGGCAGGAGCGCCTGAAGGCACAGGCGGCCGAGCGTGCGGAAGCCGCCCGCCAGGCGGAGGAGCGCGCGGCCTCGGAGCGCGCCGCCGTCATCGGGGCCGCCCTGTCGGACGGTCGCGTCGAGGTTCATCTGCAGCCGATCGTACAGCTGCCGCAGCGCCGCACGCGCGGCTATGAGGCGCTGGTGCGGCTGCGGCTCGATGAGCACACGCTGCTGCTGCCGCACGAGTTCATCCCCGTCATCGAGGAGCGCGGCTTCGGCCCGACGCTCGATGCGCTCGTGCTGACCCGGGCCTTGGCCATCGCCCGCCATCTCGGCTCCAAGCCCGGCGAACTCTTCGTCTCCTGCAATTTTAGCAGCGCGACCTGGAGTTCCTCGAAGGCGCTGGCAACGCTGTCGCGCATCCTCGAAAAGTATCGCGAGCACACCGGCCACCTCATCATCGAGATGCCGCAGCGCGTGTTCCGCGGGTTGGACCCGGCCAGCCTCGGCTTGCTCGGCGCCATGTCTGCCAATGGCGTGCGCTTCGCGCTCGACGAACTGGCCGATCTCAGGCTCGACCCCGTGTCGCTGTTCGATCGCGGCATCCGCTTCGTCAAGGCGCCCGCCGCCCTGCTGATGGAGCAGGTCGACAACCAGACGGCCGACATCGCGCCGGCCGATCTCACGGCGCTGCTGGCGCGTGCCTCGATCGTCCTGATCGCCGACCAAGTCGGCGACGACCCGACCGTCGCGGATATGATCGATCTCGGCGTCGCGATGGGGCAGGGGGCGGTCTTCTCGCCACCGCGACCGGTCAAGCCAGACGTCTTCGCCGAGCCGGCCGAACCCGCCGCGGCCGAGCAGCCGGCGCCGCCCGCCCCCGCGCCGGAGCAGCGCCTGGCCGAGGTCGTGGACTATCCCGCCCAGCCGGCGGCCGCCCGCGAGGCTCCGCCGGAGCGGCAGTCCTTCCGCTCGGTCCTGCGCCGCGCCACGGCCTGA
- a CDS encoding acetyl-CoA C-acetyltransferase, whose translation MADAFIYDHVRTPRGKGKADGSLHEVTAIELGTTTLRAIRDRNDLDTKLVEDVVFGCVDPVGEAGADIARTVALKAGYGKEVPGIQINRFCASGLDAVNLAAAQVMSGQKEMAIGGGVESMSRVGMGASGFGIALDPSVAIDTYFMPQGISADLIATKYGFSRDDVDAYAVRSHKRAHAAWEAGRFKNSVIPVTDVNGLTILARDETIRPGTDMQALAALKASFVQMGEMGGFDAVATAAHPDVEFVNHVHHAGNSSGIVDGAAAVLVGSKKGGKAAGLKPRARIRAFATVGSDLALMLTGPVDVTELVLRKAGMTTKDIDLFELNEAFSSVVLRFQQAFDIDDDILNVNGGAIAMGHPLGATGAMILGTVLDELERTDKNTALVTLCVAAGMGVATIIERV comes from the coding sequence ATGGCAGACGCATTCATCTACGACCATGTCCGCACGCCGCGCGGCAAGGGCAAGGCCGACGGCTCGCTGCACGAGGTCACCGCGATCGAGCTCGGCACGACGACGCTGCGCGCGATCCGGGACCGCAACGACCTCGACACCAAGCTCGTCGAGGACGTCGTCTTCGGCTGCGTCGATCCGGTCGGCGAGGCCGGTGCCGACATCGCCCGCACGGTCGCCCTCAAGGCCGGCTACGGCAAGGAGGTGCCGGGCATCCAGATCAACCGCTTCTGCGCCTCGGGGCTGGATGCGGTGAACCTCGCCGCCGCGCAGGTGATGTCGGGCCAGAAGGAGATGGCGATCGGCGGCGGCGTCGAGAGCATGAGCCGCGTCGGCATGGGCGCCTCGGGCTTCGGCATCGCGCTCGACCCCTCCGTCGCCATCGACACGTATTTCATGCCGCAGGGCATCTCGGCCGATCTGATCGCGACGAAATACGGTTTCTCGCGTGACGATGTCGACGCCTATGCCGTGCGCTCGCACAAGCGCGCCCATGCCGCCTGGGAGGCGGGACGCTTCAAGAATTCGGTCATCCCGGTCACCGACGTCAACGGCCTGACCATCCTTGCCCGCGACGAGACGATCCGGCCGGGCACCGACATGCAGGCGCTCGCTGCGCTGAAGGCCTCCTTCGTCCAGATGGGCGAGATGGGCGGGTTCGACGCGGTCGCGACGGCGGCGCATCCCGATGTCGAGTTCGTCAATCACGTGCACCATGCCGGCAACTCCTCGGGCATCGTCGATGGCGCGGCGGCCGTTCTCGTCGGTTCCAAGAAGGGCGGCAAGGCGGCGGGGCTGAAGCCGCGCGCCCGCATCCGCGCCTTCGCCACCGTTGGCTCGGATCTCGCGCTGATGCTGACCGGCCCGGTCGACGTCACCGAGCTGGTGCTGCGCAAGGCCGGCATGACCACCAAGGACATCGACCTGTTCGAGCTGAACGAGGCGTTTTCCTCTGTCGTGCTGCGCTTCCAGCAGGCCTTCGACATCGACGACGACATCCTGAACGTGAATGGCGGCGCGATCGCCATGGGCCACCCGCTCGGCGCCACCGGCGCGATGATCCTGGGCACCGTGCTCGACGAGCTGGAGCGGACGGACAAGAACACCGCCCTGGTGACGCTCTGCGTCGCCGCCGGCATGGGCGTCGCCACCATCATCGAACGGGTTTGA
- a CDS encoding TIGR01459 family HAD-type hydrolase — MPSSATPPTLPLSGFSEIAGRFDLCLCDVWGVVHNGVAAFREAVAALVAMRERGITVILVTNAPRPAAVIEQQLDGFGVPRSAWDAIVTSGDVCRGLIAARAGRPMFRLGPERDRPLVAGLDAPEVAPEAADYVLCTGLMDDETDTAETYAGLLAGFAARGLEMICANPDLVVERGGKIVPCAGSVALAYEEIGGRAIYAGKPHAPIYEAALAEAERRRGAPIPRERVCGIGDAIRTDIAGADAFGITGIMVLAGIHAQDLMEASWDERHGWFGRQSHRPAYALPHLVW, encoded by the coding sequence GTGCCGTCATCCGCCACCCCGCCGACCCTGCCGCTGTCGGGCTTCTCCGAGATCGCCGGCCGTTTCGACCTCTGCCTCTGCGATGTCTGGGGCGTGGTCCATAACGGCGTTGCCGCGTTCCGCGAGGCCGTCGCGGCCCTTGTCGCGATGCGCGAGCGCGGAATCACCGTCATCCTCGTGACCAACGCCCCGCGGCCCGCCGCGGTGATCGAGCAGCAGTTGGACGGTTTCGGCGTGCCGCGCTCGGCCTGGGACGCGATCGTCACCTCCGGCGATGTCTGCCGCGGCCTGATCGCGGCGCGGGCCGGCCGGCCGATGTTCAGGCTCGGGCCGGAGCGGGACCGGCCCCTCGTCGCAGGCCTCGACGCGCCCGAGGTTGCGCCCGAGGCTGCGGATTACGTCCTCTGCACCGGCCTAATGGATGACGAGACCGATACGGCCGAGACCTATGCCGGGCTGCTCGCCGGCTTCGCCGCGCGCGGGCTCGAGATGATCTGCGCCAATCCCGACCTCGTCGTCGAACGCGGCGGCAAGATCGTGCCCTGCGCCGGCTCGGTCGCGCTGGCCTATGAGGAGATCGGCGGGCGGGCGATCTATGCCGGCAAGCCGCATGCCCCGATCTACGAGGCGGCGCTGGCAGAAGCCGAGCGGCGGCGCGGCGCGCCGATCCCGCGCGAGCGGGTCTGCGGTATCGGCGACGCCATCCGCACTGACATCGCCGGCGCGGACGCCTTCGGCATCACGGGCATCATGGTGCTGGCGGGCATCCATGCGCAGGATCTGATGGAGGCGTCCTGGGACGAGCGCCACGGCTGGTTCGGCCGGCAGAGCCACCGCCCCGCCTATGCGCTGCCGCATCTCGTCTGGTGA